The genomic interval ACGGCCCGGGCGGCCGCTTCGTGTCCGCGGTGCCCGAGCTGCCAGGCGACGATCGGGGCGCACACCAGCGCCGCGAGGACGGGGAGGAGGAGCAGCCCCGTTCCCCAGCCGAACCCGAGCGCCGATTTCGCCCTCAGGAAAACGTAAGCGTGCGCAGAACCGTAGACGAGGAAAAATGTCAGCAGGAACAGGCTCACGCCGGGCGACCTCTCCGCGCCGGCCCGCTCGTTATGAGATAATCGGGAAAGAAAAGGATTGCGGGGGTGGGAGCGTGCCGGTCTACGAATACAAGTGCCCGGAGTGCGGCGAGTTCGAGAAGGAGCAGCGGATGTCGGACCCGCCCCTGGAGAAATGCCCTCATTGCGGCAAACCGGTGGTGCGGCAGGTCGGGGGCGCCGGCGGGTTCGTCCGGAAGGGGGGGAACTGGGTCTCCAAGATGCCCTCCCGCGGGGAATCCGCCAAAAAGGCGGCCGACCGGTTCATGAAGCAGACCGTCGGCGAGGTCGCCGAGGACATCGCGAAGCATTCCAAAAGCCACTGATCAGGCGCCGCGGGGGGGCAGTACGAGGCGGCGTCTC from Thermodesulfobacteriota bacterium carries:
- a CDS encoding metallophosphoesterase — encoded protein: MSLFLLTFFLVYGSAHAYVFLRAKSALGFGWGTGLLLLPVLAALVCAPIVAWQLGHRGHEAAARAV
- a CDS encoding zinc ribbon domain-containing protein, with translation MPVYEYKCPECGEFEKEQRMSDPPLEKCPHCGKPVVRQVGGAGGFVRKGGNWVSKMPSRGESAKKAADRFMKQTVGEVAEDIAKHSKSH